From Alligator mississippiensis isolate rAllMis1 chromosome 1, rAllMis1, whole genome shotgun sequence:
GCCCTGAGCAGCCTTTACACTCCCTGGTCCATGCCATTGCAGGAGACAGGGAGACCTGGCCCGTACGTAGCAGGATCCCTCCTCACATGggatcccctgggctctggcccttcCGCGGCCTGCAGTGGGGCGAGGGGCAGGACTCTACCCTGGAGCGCACGGCCAGCCTTAACTCTGCCCTGCCCGGACCCCAGGAGCTAGTCCCACAGCCCGGATCAATGTAGGATTGGGGCTGCAGTTCTGAACCAAGGGAGCCTTGTTGTTAAATATGCTTTAAAGGTTCCCCCTCCTCAGGGAatcacagcagggcagagatcgGGATGTTCAGGGACTGTGTCTGcatttccagcctgcagcagcttcttttCAGTTTCCCCTGAGCTTTCCTTGGTGTGTAACTCTGGGAAGGGGGCCCATTACACCCCCCTTGCAGTGTGTTTCCCCCATAAGTTGCTGACAGCTCCTTTCACCCCATCTGGAGGGGCAAAGGGTTTCAGAGATTTCATACGCTTtcggactagaagggacctcaaagatcatcaagtccaccccctgccccggaGCAAGAGGTCAGCTgggttcaaaggatcccagcataataagcatccaaacgtttcttgaatgagtccagagtaggtgcctgcaccgcttctggagggagtctattccacgtCTTggtggctcagacagtaaagaatttttttcttatgtccagcctaaaacagtcttggaggagtttatgaccgtgggtgcttgtttttctttagggtgctctggtgaacagatgttcccccacatcctgatgcaAACCCCTCatgtacttataagctgccaccacgtccccccgagcctgcgcttctccaggctgaagagtcccttggctctcagcctctcttcataaggcctgttctcctgccctctggtcATGTGcacggctctcctctggactctctcaagcgtcTCAAcgtccttcttgaactgtggagcccagaactggatgcagtactccagctgcagcctcaccaaggccaagtgcaGTGGGTTTGGGGACCCAGGTGTGCTGTGGCCAAGGGGACAGTGAGGGACAGCCCCTGCGTGTATAGGTACAGTGGAAAGGCCATTGCTTGGTGCTCTTCATCACTGTGTCCAGTCTCCATCCGTGTAACACGTCTCTCCTGCTGTTTGTTTCAGAGAGGCGCCGTGCAGACAAAGGTAACTTTTCTTCATGGATTTCCCTacggagggaagggggaggtctCATGCTGTGCAGCTGGTGTCCCAGCAGGCCTTCAGGGCTCTCCTTGGAGAAGCTGTGTGTGATGTGTGCTGAGGAGCTCCCCAAGAAACCTCatccccagcacccccagcctgctgctctgtcCCCCCCCGTGCAGTGCTGCgtgggagccccaggggcagggcttgtctctccaggagccaggggctaaGGGGCAGGATGCATATGGGGGGAAGGCACAGATTAGAGGGGCTGGATTAGTTGTAGCTTGAGAGAAGGAGGGTGGTGAGAAATTGGGCTGTCAGGATTTAGGGGAGGCTACACCAGCAGAGTTACAGAGAGTTGGCAACCATGGTACTGACTCGTGTCTttattttctctcctcccctttccttcctgggacccttggcagagctgggtaagttgtggttttggtttttgcaGTGTCTTGTCCACTGACATGTGTCCTGTGGGGTTTGTGCCTGGTTGTGTGACCTCTGGTTTCTGGTTATTTCAGGACTTGCCCGAGCCCGACAATATGCAGGTAAGTGGAGCCAATGCTTCATCAGAGACTCCTGGTCTTGTCTCCCCAGggacctttgctttctgctctgccCTGACACCCCTCGCAAGCACTACCAGGTGGAGTCACGATGTCCCTGCCTGTGTGCACAGGAGACAGGACGCTCCCCAGAGAAGTTGCTCTGCGGAAATGCTGGGGCCAACCGATTTCAGTGGAGCTGCCCTGGACGGGGCtcttcagcctcctgctaatGAGGGGTcgagctgctccctgctgtcaccGAGTGTGGAGGAATCGCCCCTCCAGTCCCCCCTGCTGTGACCAGGCAGcgctcccccccaccatgtttcaTATACCAcggagctgggacctgggctgcagACATGCCTGACCCAGGAGGACCTGCTCTCTTTGTCTCAAgtgtccctgccactgcaggccaTGTGACTGGCCATCTCACCTGGCAAGGGCTGATGTCATTGGGAAACACCGGCCCACAGCCAatggggctgctggtggtgggattttagtgatgaggtcacaacagGTGTATACAAGGGGCCgcatgaggaaggggaaggggatatATTTTGGGAACATGGAGCAGGCACGCGGGTTGTGCAGCTCTTTCAGACTCCAGATCCATGTGCGAGCAGCTTACCAGAAACGTCCCCAGGAACGGTGTTCTTGGAGCGTGGCACAAGGCTACCAGGCTGCTTCTGTTTGCTCAGACGTGCTCTTTGGATACTTCGCTGGCTTGTCCCCCTCCCTGAGCCTAAACTCCCCACCCAATAAAGCTATCCGCTATAGCAAGCTTTGTGGTACATGGTTgagatggaagggacctgctAAGGTGGGCTCGGCTTTttacttcccccctgcccaggaggtGACAGGGGAGTGCTTCAGGCCTATAgaagcaccccagatccccaaggactacagggcctgtgtatcccgggtggcacagggcccagacagagacctgagtccgggtggtggcagcatttccccaggcttgtgggtgtgctgcGGAAAGGGGACGGCCAGGCGTAGGCACCCCAGGGACACACCTGGAGCTTGGTAgctggtcgggtgcagtgaggcaggtggctcagcacaggaacacccCCACTGGCCCGCCACACCATCCATGGGCCTCACCActcccccctctctgctgctgcagtggcaggtagTGGGCAGAGGGCCAGGACAGCTGCTTATTTTTAGGGTCACTGGGGTGAGGAACCAGGCTCCAAACCTCGTCCACCAGAAGTGTGAGATCTCCGccaagggagagaggagctgcacCCCATCCGGGCCTttagtgcccaggcagcaggggagatggaCACGAAGGGAGtgtggaagtcagtgggattggagagctgcagggtgaggggtgaggaaggggcaagagcagagcatgcagggtgggggaagggaacttGGCCTGGGTGATGAGATAGAAAACGACTgatctgtggtgctggggtcaggaGAGAGAAGCCTGGTAGGAGAGTCATGTTGCTTTGGGGGCTATAGGGCTGAGAGGATGGAGCCACGGTCTGCAGGTGCTGGGCAAGCTCTGGCCCCGGGgcttggctgcaggctggggaaggagggagggaaggaggagatgcTGCAGTCAGGGGCCCTGACAGGCAGGagcatcagctcagccctgctcccctccttcctggctgcctgggaggggcagcagagccCCCCGAGCCCCCATGggccctgctctgcaggctgctcagTGGACTGGTctcagggggctcctggctgcaaggTGCTGTTCCCAAccatggctcccagcacagcctgagcacccacatcccagtgctgcaacagcgacagggcaggagccagcctgtgCGGCAGGGATGGCGGCAGTGGGCTGTCCGGCTGAGGGGTTGCTGGCTGAGGGCTTCTTCTCCCAGCCACACAGCCAGCacgtctctccctccctgctgcttcctcctggtgTCCTGCGCTCTCTTTCCCTGACACCCACGTCCTCTCCCAGCTGCCGCCAGTCTGTGCCCAGCTGCTCCTTCTGCCTTTAGTGCTCAGGGaaacccctctccttctcccGCGGCAGCTCTTGGTCAGGCCGTGTGTGTTTCCTGGGCTTTGGACGGTGGCTTCTGTTACTCCAGGTCCCTCCCTCCAGGAAGGGGCTTCACTACTTCTTccctgaggcagcagggagggcagaaagCAGCCTTCAGCCGAGCCTGGGGTTGCCCagagagcacacacacaccagtgcaagcaccagcccctccaggcagcaagagATGCcgacccagatgcctgggtccctgcagctgTTCTCCGCCCAGGGGGGTGCAAACCAGCAGTCAGTGCAGGCCTGACCCGCACAGAGCTGAAGCCAAGCAGCCACTTTCACTTGGGGCTGGTACACACGTGCTTGGGTCTGGGAGGGTCAGTCCCATAGATCTTAAATGGCTTTGATAGCCCAGGTCAGCTCTGTTGTGTGGGTGACCCCTGGGGATGTCATAAATGGAAGAGACTCTTCAAGGAAACCTAGCATGCCTCCCTCCTTACACGGATGCACACGCCCAGCCATGCAGAGCTGTCACCATCCCTTGTGGGTCAGATGAGCCCGGAGCCAGAGTGACCGTGGGGAGGGACTGCGCTGGGCCACTCTGTGCCCAGATCGGGGAGTGAGAGCTCGAGCCCCAGCTCTGCGTGGATCCCTCAGCCCcgctctggtcctggctctggcaggttgttgagtgagcaggggatggagagcaCACACGTTCCCTGGGGTTGTGGGCCAGTCCCTGCAAGaattgtatatgtgtgtgtgtggggaggtctgcccatgcatgcaggggTCTGTGCATTTGGGGACAGACAAATCACTCTGGGAAGAGAGGTTCAGCTGGAGCCACCTTTGTTTTTTTGCCTGGTTTTGGGTGAGAGCAGGGGCCAATTTCCTCCTGCTGTGACATTTCCAATGCAAATGTCACAGCAGATTCAGGGAACAGAGCAGAGTGGATAATTTTTTGAAGTGCTCTGAACAGATCCCCGCTCCCAAGCTGCTCATCCTCCTCATCCTGCCCTTCCATAAGTGCTGGGGGTCCCCTGTTGTTGCCTTGGCCTATCCATGTCCTATCAGAAGCCATTGGGGTTTGTGCTCCTAAGTGTTTCCAAGTGTTTCCCCAGAGCAAGTGTAAATCAGATGTGTTTCAAAACTGCCATCTCTGTGCAGCATCTGGCACAATGGAGGCTGGCCTACAGCAGCTGGGCCCCACGGGCATGGGGTTATCCAGTACTCCGGGGACAGAAGGCCCCAGACCCAGCAGTGCCCCAGGGATGGTCTGCACAGGGCGTCCTTGGCCCAGTGCAGGATCTGCAGCGCGGACCCCAGAGCAGATGCACAACAGGGGTGAGCTGGGACTTGTGCCtggtgcagctgagcccagagggAGGGGCAGTCCCTGGGGAAATGCCTCTCCTCACTCAATGGCCCCAGACTCATGAGCAATGGGCCCTGTTCTCCCGTGCTtagtgcccctctgctccctgctgtctcccagcccgcccccctgtccctccagtctacctgcctgcccccctcacccccttcccaacaGCGCCTGTGACACCAGTTCATGGGGAAGGCGCTGCCCCTCTTGCCCCGTCACCCCCGAGCTGTgctagtggggccaggcagctgagcctggggtgggggaggggcaggacagggaccTGCTGGTATGACATAAtctcatgcccctcccccacctggggcctgccctgcacccaccccatggcccccgccctctctcctcccctctgtgGGTGCACCACCCGGCCCCctagcccccactctgccccagggatGAAGAGGTCTGGTGGGAACATCCCTCTCTGCCCTGGGGCCATTTCCTGTTCCCCCATTTCCCCTTGGGGCGATGGTGATTTCCCAGCAGGGACTGACCCACGATTCCTGGGATGCGGTGAATTCTCTGTGATTCTGGGGAcccgcctgccccggccctgaCCCGTGACTCTCTCCCCAGTGGACGTGACTCTGGACCCAGACACGGCTCATCCCAACCTCGTCCTGTCTGAGGATCGGAAATGTGTACAACACAGAGACACCCGACAGGATCTGCCCGACACCCCGGAGAGATTTGATCCTTGTCCCTGTGTCCTGGGCTCGGAGGGGATCACGGGCGGGAGGcgctactgggaggtggaggtgggagacaagacAGAGTGGTACGTGGGcgtgtgcagggagtctgtgcgCAGGAAGGGGGATGTCACACTGTCACAACGCCACGGATACTGGGTCGTGTGGCTGGAAGATGGAGGACACAagccctgcacctccccctggaCCCCCCTCCCCGTGCGCGTGCGGCCCAGGCGGGTGGGGGTTTTCCTGGACTACGAGGGGGGCGAGGTCTCATTTTACAACGTGACCGacaggtcccatctcttcactttcactgacaccTTCTCCGGGACCCTGCGCCCTTTCTTCAGTCCTGGTCTCAATGCTGGGGGCACCAACGCggctcccctgaccctgtgcccggtcccagcccagtcctgagggAATCCCGGTCCCTGCCATGACCCGCGGGGGGCACAGACTGTCCCCTCCCCGTGCCCCGACTGCCACCCCTCGGTgtccccagggtgggggcaggctgacgggtcagggctggggtctccaacacaggagctgctccagcctggaccctggtgctgcccaggcccaggtgtCATCTCCCAATCCCCAAATGCAGGGGCGATGCTTAGGggctgcacacaggtgcacgtgcaccccctgagcattgcagtgcactccctgcaaaaaggtgccgccGACACTGTTAGCAGtttctgcaggcagtccatgatCAGCCCTGGCCGCCACCGGTGCTGCTGGCTGTGCCTGTGGGTCTTCACTGATccctggtcagcactcgccaccacccccacccccgcccctgcccctgccaccaacagtgccGACAGCTTCTTTGGGAGCTCCCCACTAACCACCGCTGGGGTGCAGCAGCCGCCGATGGAGCCGTGctctccccagccactgggggcaggtgCCATTCATGCCCACACGCATAGCCCCCCCCTGGAAGGGACTGTCTCTGAACTCTCATCCTTCACTAACATCACTACAGTCACTCTggggtttttattttgttaatttgtttgcctctctcagcactgtttcccttcccccctgaccccatcctctcccctcctcttctctcccctccctctattcccttttatatttaaaataaatacctttgCATTGTACACCTGCTGTCTGCACATCATTTCTTACCCTCTGATGAGTGAGCACTTGCTCCCGAAAGCTGATGCATCTGGGATTCAGTAAGTctggtggtgctcaagctttctgGTTCTGGCGTGTGAGTCCAGAGTCACACACCACGGGCCTCATGTGGGTTGATTGGCACAAGTGTCCCAACACACGTCACATTGTGCCCAAGTGCCCGGGGTAcagggtgcctgggggtggggagcagcagggaggggagatcaGCATCATTAGCGGTGCTCCTGGCAGTGTAGCCACTAGTATTTtttcacctcctgcccctgggtttggtgcccagggcacgTGTCCCAGTCTCCTATTTCACTCTGCTACTGTCTACGGCTCCCGACATCTCCAAAATAACCGCCATCACCAAATCACTGGACCTGTGGGGTTgcatgacttggctctgcaggcaagatctggcccatgggccaggaatTGAGGCCTCctgagtctataaggtgcatctctatcctgctTCTGTCGGACTTCACGCTAACAGAGCTAGCTGCCTCTCTCACTACACATCAATAGTTCTCCAATATTTTTAGAGTCAAGATCCccactcattagactcaaggcaccctcagaaaatgcctgctcttccttttcacttgctttgctactgaaaaataatatagcagttcttctggtgcaaagaactcagaaaggccacaatggATCAGCCAGTTGCTGCCCCAGGGattgagggggagaaagagacagCTCCACATCCTTTTCCCTGTGATGCACCATGGCCAGAGGGACCCAGACACGTGCCTGTGTCAGCAGGGCCCC
This genomic window contains:
- the LOC132249489 gene encoding E3 ubiquitin-protein ligase TRIM39-like translates to CGVCAWLCDLWFLVISGLARARQYAVDVTLDPDTAHPNLVLSEDRKCVQHRDTRQDLPDTPERFDPCPCVLGSEGITGGRRYWEVEVGDKTEWYVGVCRESVRRKGDVTLSQRHGYWVVWLEDGGHKPCTSPWTPLPVRVRPRRVGVFLDYEGGEVSFYNVTDRSHLFTFTDTFSGTLRPFFSPGLNAGGTNAAPLTLCPVPAQS